From Weissella confusa, a single genomic window includes:
- the nadE gene encoding ammonia-dependent NAD(+) synthetase codes for MRDLQKKIIDTLGVQATIDPETEFRRSVDLLKAYLKKTGMKTLVLGISGGQDSTLAGKMSQTAAEELRAETGDADYKFVAMRLPYNAQADEQDALDSIAWQQADQTIRVNIEDSVQGVVKQLEAAGVTVSDFNKGNIKARERMIAQYGVAGAMHGVVVGTDHAAEALAGFYTKFGDGAADITPLYRLNKRQGRQILAYLGAPEHLYQKTPTADLEEDRPALPDEVALGVTYDAIDDYLEGKDVAEKDAIQIEKLFTTTEHKRQSPVTVFDEWWK; via the coding sequence ATGCGTGATTTGCAAAAGAAGATTATTGATACGTTGGGTGTCCAAGCAACCATTGACCCTGAAACGGAATTCCGTCGTTCAGTGGACTTGTTGAAGGCTTACCTTAAGAAGACTGGGATGAAGACGTTGGTTTTGGGAATCTCAGGTGGTCAAGATTCAACGCTTGCTGGTAAGATGTCACAAACCGCAGCTGAAGAGTTGCGTGCTGAGACTGGGGATGCGGACTACAAGTTTGTGGCTATGCGTTTGCCATACAACGCCCAAGCTGATGAGCAAGATGCTTTGGATTCAATTGCTTGGCAACAAGCTGACCAAACGATTCGTGTAAACATCGAAGACTCTGTTCAAGGTGTGGTCAAGCAACTTGAAGCAGCCGGTGTGACGGTGTCAGACTTTAACAAGGGTAACATCAAGGCCCGTGAGCGTATGATTGCGCAATACGGTGTTGCTGGTGCGATGCACGGTGTTGTCGTAGGAACTGATCACGCTGCTGAAGCTTTGGCTGGTTTCTACACGAAGTTTGGTGACGGTGCGGCTGATATCACGCCATTGTACCGTTTGAACAAGCGCCAAGGCCGTCAAATCTTGGCTTACTTGGGTGCACCTGAACACTTGTACCAAAAGACGCCAACGGCTGATTTGGAAGAAGACCGTCCAGCGTTGCCTGACGAAGTGGCATTGGGTGTCACTTACGATGCAATTGATGACTATCTAGAAGGTAAGGATGTTGCCGAGAAGGATGCCATCCAAATCGAGAAGTTGTTTACGACAACTGAGCACAAGCGCCAATCACCAGTCACTGTTTTCGATGAGTGGTGGAAGTAA
- a CDS encoding methionine ABC transporter permease — MIHWIETTFPNVYQLGWSGDYGWGIAIWQTIYMTIGSAFFGGLLGLAFGTGLVLTTENGITPNRTVFQILDKVVSVGRAIPFIIMVVAFSPLTQLIVGTTIGTTAALVPLSLGVFPFYARQVQVALLGVDAGKVEAARSFGATNWDIITDVYLREGRSELIRVSTVTLISLVGLTAMAGAIGAGGLGTTAIVTGYQRFQNDVMWLATIIILLLIVLIQFVGDFFAKRAHHG; from the coding sequence ATGATTCACTGGATTGAAACGACATTTCCAAATGTTTATCAACTTGGCTGGAGTGGTGACTACGGCTGGGGAATTGCCATCTGGCAAACTATTTACATGACCATCGGTTCAGCCTTCTTCGGTGGCTTGCTTGGGCTTGCTTTCGGAACTGGTTTGGTGCTAACGACTGAAAACGGTATTACGCCGAACCGTACCGTATTCCAAATCTTGGATAAGGTCGTCTCTGTCGGCCGTGCCATTCCATTTATCATCATGGTGGTGGCCTTCTCACCTTTGACGCAATTAATCGTTGGTACCACAATCGGTACGACGGCCGCCCTTGTGCCATTGTCATTGGGTGTCTTCCCATTCTACGCTCGCCAAGTGCAAGTCGCTTTGTTGGGGGTTGATGCTGGTAAGGTTGAAGCCGCTCGTTCATTTGGTGCAACAAACTGGGACATCATTACTGACGTTTACCTACGCGAAGGTCGTTCAGAATTGATTCGTGTCTCAACGGTTACGTTGATTAGCTTGGTTGGTTTGACAGCCATGGCTGGTGCTATCGGTGCCGGTGGACTTGGGACAACTGCTATCGTGACTGGTTACCAACGTTTCCAAAACGACGTTATGTGGTTGGCAACCATCATCATCTTGCTCCTTATCGTGTTGATCCAATTCGTTGGTGACTTCTTCGCTAAGCGTGCACATCACGGATAA
- a CDS encoding YoaK family protein, with protein MAEQKFPYKESLRVGMLLAGTAGYIDSYTFAFHDNRFASFQSGNLLQLGINVASGKWHAASLFFWPVIAFFVGAVLNQIIKKASFKNEVQWEERSVFIELLGVLFVAFLELARVNSLIVLSVLAIFMAMQADTFSKLRGMPYATVLSTGNLKTFGATLANGFLNHDKSQFVKTRNVGLVIASFLGAAIIAHFLGLMIGDYTLFGAPILLAFVWFFVRQDRLETK; from the coding sequence ATGGCAGAACAAAAGTTTCCTTATAAGGAGTCTCTCCGTGTAGGTATGTTGCTAGCCGGTACAGCCGGTTACATCGACTCATATACCTTCGCCTTTCACGATAACCGCTTTGCAAGTTTCCAAAGTGGTAACCTATTGCAACTTGGTATTAACGTTGCGTCTGGTAAGTGGCATGCAGCTAGTTTGTTTTTCTGGCCAGTCATCGCCTTCTTCGTTGGCGCAGTTTTGAACCAAATCATCAAGAAGGCTTCATTCAAGAATGAAGTGCAATGGGAAGAACGTTCAGTCTTCATCGAGTTGCTTGGCGTTCTATTCGTTGCCTTCCTTGAGCTAGCCCGCGTGAACTCATTGATTGTGCTAAGTGTCTTGGCAATCTTCATGGCCATGCAAGCGGATACCTTCAGTAAGTTGCGTGGTATGCCTTACGCCACGGTTTTGAGTACTGGTAACTTGAAGACGTTCGGTGCCACATTGGCAAATGGCTTCTTGAATCACGATAAGTCACAATTCGTGAAGACGCGTAACGTTGGTTTGGTTATCGCCTCATTCTTAGGGGCAGCGATCATTGCCCACTTCCTTGGTTTGATGATTGGTGACTACACACTATTCGGTGCGCCAATCCTATTGGCCTTCGTTTGGTTCTTCGTTCGCCAAGACCGTTTGGAAACAAAGTAA
- a CDS encoding nicotinate phosphoribosyltransferase — MTMAFPDDSLALHTDAYQLSMMQTYFKKGIHERKAVYEMYFRKMPFKNGYAVFAGLERLVEYLKGLHFSESDIAYLRETGEFDEDFMDYLKDWRFKATVRAPREGEVVFNNEPILQVEGSVFDAQLVETPLLNIVNYQTLIATKASRIRSVVGDQTLMEFGTRRAQEMDAALWGTRAAYIGGFNATSNVRAGKLFGIPISGTHAHSLVQVYRNDYEAFKAYAETHKDVVFLVDTYDTLRSGVPSAIRVAKEMGDKINFIGVRIDSGDLAYVSKGVRKMLDEAGFPDAKIVASNDLDEETITSLKLQGAKIDTWGIGTKLITAYDQPALGGVYKVVSVENENGEMVDTIKISGTAEKISNPGKKQVWRITRNSDGKSQGDYVALWDEDPRELPDGLYMFHPNYPYLNKTVVDYTARPILQNVFVDGELVYDLPALNDIRDYTAEHIESLWSEYRRDLNPQEYPVDLSQAAWDHKMNLIKELREYVSEVAKEYEEN, encoded by the coding sequence ATGACAATGGCATTTCCGGATGACAGTTTGGCATTGCACACAGATGCTTACCAACTATCAATGATGCAAACGTATTTTAAGAAGGGCATTCATGAACGCAAGGCCGTTTACGAAATGTACTTCCGCAAGATGCCTTTCAAAAATGGTTACGCGGTTTTCGCTGGACTAGAGCGTTTGGTTGAATACTTGAAGGGACTTCATTTTTCAGAAAGTGACATCGCGTACCTTCGTGAGACCGGTGAGTTCGACGAAGACTTCATGGACTACTTGAAGGATTGGCGTTTTAAGGCAACAGTTCGTGCACCGCGTGAAGGTGAAGTGGTCTTTAACAACGAGCCAATCTTGCAAGTTGAAGGAAGCGTTTTTGATGCACAATTGGTGGAAACGCCACTATTGAACATCGTTAACTACCAAACGTTGATTGCCACGAAGGCCTCACGTATCCGTTCAGTTGTCGGTGATCAAACGCTGATGGAATTCGGAACTCGTCGTGCCCAAGAAATGGATGCGGCCCTGTGGGGAACGCGTGCGGCTTATATCGGTGGGTTTAACGCAACGTCAAATGTGCGCGCCGGTAAGCTATTTGGTATTCCAATTTCTGGTACACACGCCCACAGTTTGGTGCAAGTTTACCGTAATGACTATGAAGCCTTTAAGGCATATGCCGAGACGCACAAGGATGTCGTATTCCTAGTTGATACGTACGATACATTGCGTTCTGGTGTGCCATCAGCAATCCGTGTTGCCAAGGAAATGGGCGACAAGATTAACTTTATCGGTGTCCGCATCGACTCAGGTGACTTGGCTTACGTTTCAAAGGGTGTCCGCAAGATGCTTGATGAAGCCGGTTTCCCAGATGCCAAGATTGTGGCATCAAATGATTTGGATGAAGAAACAATTACGAGTTTGAAGTTGCAAGGGGCTAAGATTGATACTTGGGGTATCGGTACGAAGTTGATTACGGCTTATGACCAACCAGCATTGGGTGGTGTTTATAAGGTTGTTTCAGTGGAGAATGAAAACGGTGAGATGGTGGATACCATTAAGATTTCAGGAACGGCTGAGAAGATTTCAAACCCTGGTAAGAAGCAAGTTTGGCGCATTACACGTAACTCTGACGGTAAGTCACAAGGTGATTATGTTGCCCTTTGGGATGAAGATCCACGTGAGTTGCCAGATGGTTTGTACATGTTCCATCCAAACTACCCATACTTGAATAAGACGGTTGTTGATTATACGGCCCGTCCAATCTTGCAAAATGTGTTTGTGGATGGTGAATTGGTCTATGATTTGCCAGCTTTGAATGATATTCGTGATTACACAGCTGAGCACATTGAATCACTATGGTCTGAGTACCGTCGTGATTTGAACCCACAAGAATACCCAGTCGACTTGTCACAAGCCGCTTGGGATCACAAGATGAATTTGATTAAGGAGCTCCGTGAATACGTCTCTGAAGTCGCAAAAGAATACGAAGAGAATTAG
- a CDS encoding lysostaphin resistance A-like protein: MKFIAFLKWLIWLVIGFFISGVIGIVIDKSNLMTNLFGSLGTTIGTQINDIWWFLPLALLNILLFHYAIGWWGAKAGLAWLLLLPYLLYAVVSTIAQGITWNTTAVVYLIGALVVGLTEEYIFRGALFASFKKAGVGDTALIVVSALIFAAFHLVNGLAGGNLIALVFQVLFTFGLGIFLGVIYLKTKALLPIAFAHGFYDFSVLAPGHALFNMGGITNILILTIALIILGVVYQKKIA, from the coding sequence TTGAAATTCATCGCATTTTTAAAGTGGCTCATCTGGCTCGTCATTGGTTTCTTCATTAGTGGTGTGATTGGCATTGTCATCGACAAAAGCAATCTCATGACAAATTTATTTGGCAGCCTTGGCACAACGATTGGGACACAAATCAACGATATCTGGTGGTTCCTGCCACTAGCGCTACTCAATATTCTCCTCTTCCACTACGCCATCGGTTGGTGGGGTGCAAAAGCCGGACTTGCTTGGTTACTCTTATTACCATACTTGCTCTACGCGGTTGTCAGCACGATCGCCCAAGGGATTACCTGGAATACCACAGCCGTAGTTTATCTGATCGGCGCTTTGGTGGTTGGGTTGACCGAAGAATACATCTTCCGTGGCGCTTTGTTTGCATCCTTCAAGAAAGCCGGGGTTGGTGATACAGCACTTATCGTTGTATCAGCTCTTATCTTCGCTGCATTCCACTTGGTAAATGGCCTTGCAGGTGGCAACTTAATTGCCCTAGTATTCCAAGTACTATTTACATTTGGATTAGGCATTTTCCTCGGGGTCATCTATCTAAAGACAAAGGCGCTACTACCCATCGCATTCGCACACGGTTTCTACGACTTTTCAGTCCTAGCACCAGGTCATGCCCTGTTTAACATGGGTGGTATTACCAACATTCTTATTTTAACAATTGCACTTATTATTCTCGGAGTTGTTTACCAGAAGAAAATTGCATAA
- a CDS encoding methionine ABC transporter ATP-binding protein, with the protein MAVIQLTDVNVTFKQKNREIVAVQNESITIEKGDIYGIVGYSGAGKSTLVRTINLLQRPTSGSVLVNGTEMTTLSPAQLRDERKKIGMIFQHFNLMSELTVFGNVAQPLKHSNLSKAEKAAKVNELLELVGLADRAENYPSQLSGGQKQRVAIARALANDPEILISDEATSALDPKTTNQILALLKQLNQELGLTIVLITHEMQAVKEAANKVAVMENGAIIERGSLLEIFTNPQKQLTKDFINTATNRDEALEKVNELLAEQPLSADEELLQIDYVGADTAQPLLSTIYADYGVTTNLLYSNMEILTKTPVGLAIAIFKGTDSQRATAKASFADHGVKIVELAKGGQN; encoded by the coding sequence ATGGCTGTTATTCAACTAACTGATGTCAACGTGACATTTAAGCAAAAGAATCGAGAAATTGTGGCGGTTCAAAACGAATCTATCACAATTGAAAAAGGTGATATCTACGGAATCGTTGGTTATTCTGGGGCCGGTAAGTCAACGCTAGTGCGTACGATTAACTTGTTGCAACGCCCTACTTCAGGTTCTGTTTTGGTGAACGGTACTGAAATGACAACGTTGAGCCCTGCGCAATTACGTGATGAGCGTAAGAAGATCGGCATGATCTTCCAACACTTCAACTTGATGAGCGAATTGACGGTGTTTGGTAACGTTGCACAACCATTGAAGCACTCTAACCTTTCAAAGGCTGAGAAGGCTGCTAAGGTTAATGAATTGCTTGAATTGGTTGGCTTGGCTGACCGCGCTGAGAACTACCCTTCTCAACTTTCTGGTGGTCAAAAGCAACGTGTTGCCATCGCGCGTGCCTTGGCTAATGACCCTGAAATTTTGATTTCTGACGAGGCCACATCAGCTTTGGACCCTAAGACAACGAACCAAATTTTGGCATTGTTGAAGCAATTGAACCAAGAACTTGGTTTGACCATTGTGTTGATTACGCACGAAATGCAGGCCGTTAAGGAAGCTGCTAACAAGGTTGCTGTGATGGAAAATGGTGCCATCATCGAACGCGGTTCATTGCTTGAAATCTTCACGAACCCACAAAAGCAATTGACGAAGGACTTCATTAACACGGCCACTAACCGTGACGAAGCGCTTGAAAAGGTTAATGAGCTTTTGGCTGAGCAACCATTGTCAGCTGATGAAGAGCTTTTGCAAATCGATTATGTTGGTGCTGATACGGCACAACCATTGCTATCAACGATTTACGCCGACTACGGTGTCACAACAAACTTGTTGTACTCAAACATGGAGATCTTGACGAAGACGCCGGTTGGCTTGGCCATCGCTATCTTCAAGGGAACTGATTCACAACGTGCGACAGCTAAGGCAAGCTTTGCTGATCACGGTGTTAAGATTGTCGAACTTGCTAAGGGAGGACAAAACTAA
- a CDS encoding MetQ/NlpA family ABC transporter substrate-binding protein, with protein MNKVFKTGVAVAAAALTASVVLPATAVSADSKTVTVGIVGTSDKGVWEEVAKTAKKKYGITIKTKVFTDYNQPNKAVADGSLDLNSFQHYYFLENWNKSNKNSVKAIGKTFITPIRLYSEKYKSVKKFKKGDSIAVPNDATNEARALTLLQSAGLITLKKGVDMPTVKDIKTNKLDLDIKEVAADQTPSSLKSVDGAVINTNYAQQAKLKLSSAIYVEPVNKDSKKWINIIAASKKNANKKIYKQVVKAYQTKATKDYLKKTWGQAEIPAWDITLK; from the coding sequence ATGAACAAGGTATTTAAGACTGGTGTTGCGGTAGCTGCCGCAGCGTTGACTGCATCTGTTGTTTTGCCTGCTACGGCTGTTTCAGCTGATTCAAAGACTGTGACGGTTGGTATCGTCGGAACGTCTGACAAGGGCGTTTGGGAAGAAGTTGCTAAGACGGCTAAGAAGAAGTACGGTATCACGATTAAGACAAAGGTCTTCACGGACTACAACCAACCTAACAAGGCTGTTGCTGATGGTTCATTGGACTTGAACTCATTCCAACACTACTACTTCTTGGAAAACTGGAACAAGTCAAACAAGAACTCAGTTAAGGCAATTGGTAAGACTTTCATCACGCCAATCCGTTTGTACTCAGAAAAGTACAAGTCAGTGAAGAAGTTCAAGAAGGGTGATTCAATCGCCGTTCCTAACGACGCAACTAACGAAGCGCGTGCATTGACGTTGTTGCAATCAGCTGGTTTGATTACCTTGAAGAAGGGCGTTGATATGCCAACGGTCAAGGATATCAAGACGAACAAGTTGGACTTGGACATCAAGGAAGTGGCTGCTGACCAAACACCTTCATCATTGAAGTCAGTTGATGGTGCGGTTATCAACACGAACTACGCACAACAAGCTAAGTTGAAGTTGAGCTCAGCAATCTACGTTGAGCCGGTTAACAAGGACTCAAAGAAGTGGATCAACATCATCGCTGCTTCAAAGAAGAACGCTAACAAGAAGATTTACAAGCAAGTTGTTAAGGCCTACCAAACAAAGGCTACTAAGGACTACTTGAAGAAGACTTGGGGACAAGCTGAAATTCCAGCTTGGGACATCACATTGAAGTAA